A single window of Methylacidimicrobium sp. AP8 DNA harbors:
- a CDS encoding SDR family oxidoreductase — MKHSFSGSSAWVTGASSGLGAEFARQLAPEVACLILTARRKERLCELACEIERKQPKVRVIVAPADLTAPDDIEKVIDQLAAERIEVDLLVNNAGIGDFGLFYHADPARLSRMLDLNVKAFTLLLWWLLPGMIRRAKGCIINVGSIAGLRPVPFYAAYAASKAYVHSLTHGLAWELAGSGVTLTQVSPASVATEFFERAARCPGDRERIGGPPFLWTTAEEVVRCSLAAARRGKPQVTPGFLPSLCASIFSVVPISLLGRVYRAALSKKWKRGGELAQERMWAEKQRDGRPL, encoded by the coding sequence GTGAAACATTCGTTTTCGGGTTCTTCCGCATGGGTCACCGGCGCCTCTTCCGGGCTGGGAGCCGAGTTCGCGCGCCAGCTCGCTCCGGAAGTGGCCTGCCTGATCCTGACGGCTCGCCGCAAGGAACGGCTCTGCGAGTTGGCCTGCGAAATCGAGCGGAAGCAGCCGAAGGTGCGGGTCATCGTGGCTCCTGCCGACTTGACCGCTCCCGACGATATCGAAAAAGTAATCGATCAGCTGGCCGCCGAGCGGATCGAGGTCGACCTGCTGGTCAATAATGCGGGCATCGGAGATTTCGGGTTGTTTTATCATGCGGACCCCGCCCGCCTTTCCCGGATGCTCGACCTCAATGTGAAAGCCTTTACGCTTCTGCTCTGGTGGCTCTTGCCGGGAATGATTCGGCGAGCTAAAGGATGCATCATCAACGTCGGGTCGATCGCCGGACTGCGTCCGGTTCCGTTTTATGCGGCCTATGCGGCGTCCAAGGCGTATGTCCACAGCCTGACCCACGGGTTGGCATGGGAGCTGGCCGGAAGCGGCGTCACCCTGACCCAAGTCTCCCCCGCCTCCGTGGCGACCGAGTTTTTCGAGCGGGCCGCCCGGTGCCCGGGAGACCGTGAACGAATCGGTGGTCCGCCTTTCTTGTGGACCACGGCCGAGGAGGTGGTCCGCTGCTCGCTGGCGGCGGCCCGGCGGGGCAAGCCGCAGGTCACCCCGGGCTTTCTTCCCAGCCTTTGCGCATCCATCTTTTCTGTTGTGCCGATTTCCCTTCTGGGCAGAGTCTATCGGGCGGCTCTATCGAAAAAATGGAAACGGGGCGGGGAATTGGCGCAAGAGCGGATGTGGGCGGAGAAGCAGCGGGATGGGCGTCCACTCTGA
- the hisS gene encoding histidine--tRNA ligase has translation MQPLPGFRDFYPEDLAFREAIRCRWRAVARRYGFVEYDGPVLEPLDLYQKKSGSELLEQVYQFSDRGGRLVAMRPEITPTLARMVQARHRDYRKPLKWFSMPQVYRYERAQRGRLREHFQWNCDILGEESLEADIEVIALSIDLLRSFGLGPQDFVVRLSDRGVWTKFCERHGVREEQRYSLFQAIDKMERRPREKTEEALGSLAGPVFRLIEEGEPWEPVERVLAGLHARGLGSFAERDYRVVRGLAYYTGTVFEVFDREGTFRAIAGGGRYDDLIARLGGDPMPAVGFGMGDVVLGELLREKGKLEARLPQPDIFVIIAEEEVRPSAIRLVQRLRDLGFSVDYPLHGAKLKKQWERAEALGVRHAIVIDVRAIEGMVEVREMASRKSRTVPLEAVGSLLQGSATDIGEESRTARMHGLSAGEQLP, from the coding sequence ATGCAGCCCCTTCCCGGTTTTCGCGACTTCTATCCGGAGGATCTCGCCTTCCGGGAAGCTATCCGGTGCCGCTGGCGGGCGGTGGCGCGCCGTTACGGCTTCGTCGAGTATGACGGCCCGGTCCTCGAACCGCTCGATCTCTACCAAAAAAAATCAGGTTCCGAGCTCTTGGAGCAGGTCTATCAGTTCAGCGATCGAGGCGGCCGACTGGTGGCCATGCGGCCCGAGATCACCCCGACGCTCGCCCGTATGGTCCAAGCGCGCCACCGCGACTACCGCAAGCCCCTGAAATGGTTCTCGATGCCTCAGGTGTATCGCTACGAACGGGCGCAGCGCGGTAGGCTGCGGGAGCATTTCCAGTGGAACTGCGACATTCTCGGAGAGGAGTCTTTGGAAGCCGATATCGAGGTCATCGCCCTGTCGATCGATCTGCTGCGGAGCTTCGGACTGGGCCCGCAGGACTTCGTAGTGCGGTTGAGCGACCGCGGAGTCTGGACCAAGTTTTGTGAGCGGCATGGCGTGCGTGAAGAACAGCGATACAGCCTTTTTCAAGCAATCGACAAAATGGAGAGGCGGCCGCGCGAAAAGACCGAGGAAGCGCTGGGGTCCCTGGCCGGTCCCGTCTTTCGGCTGATCGAGGAGGGCGAGCCGTGGGAGCCGGTAGAACGGGTGTTGGCCGGATTGCACGCGCGCGGGCTCGGATCCTTCGCTGAGCGCGATTACCGTGTTGTGCGAGGGCTGGCCTACTATACCGGGACCGTCTTCGAAGTGTTCGACCGGGAGGGAACGTTTCGGGCCATTGCGGGAGGGGGACGGTATGACGACCTTATTGCGCGTCTCGGCGGGGATCCGATGCCGGCGGTAGGGTTCGGTATGGGGGACGTGGTGCTGGGAGAGCTGCTTCGGGAAAAAGGAAAGCTGGAAGCGAGGCTTCCGCAGCCGGACATTTTTGTGATCATCGCGGAGGAAGAGGTTCGCCCGTCTGCAATCCGGCTGGTCCAACGGCTACGCGATCTGGGATTTTCGGTCGATTATCCTCTCCACGGCGCCAAACTCAAGAAGCAGTGGGAGCGCGCCGAGGCTCTGGGAGTCCGTCATGCCATCGTCATCGACGTCCGCGCGATCGAGGGGATGGTGGAGGTTCGGGAGATGGCGTCCCGGAAAAGCCGAACCGTCCCGCTCGAAGCCGTCGGATCACTGCTCCAGGGGTCGGCGACGGACATCGGAGAGGAGAGCCGAACGGCGAGGATGCATGGACTTTCCGCGGGAGAGCAGTTGCCATGA
- the rlmN gene encoding 23S rRNA (adenine(2503)-C(2))-methyltransferase RlmN, with the protein MKRHLLDQTPDEWEIGSGPSYQRSILRRWVFAKRAPSFERMTSLPSSLRAELAGRYRLRALRAVRRLENADGVQKLLWKLDDGEAVESVVIPSEADPGSGRLTLCLSSQIGCAYRCAFCASGLLGFRRNLSSGEIVEQLLQAEAIVGRRMDNLVFMGMGEPLANWDSLLRALRLITAPWGAAMSPRRITISTSGLVPEIRRLADQPLAVGLAVSLHAADDALRSRLMPVNRRYPLPLLLDACEEYSRKKRQPVTLEYILLAGVNDSDKEGARLGRIARRLRAKVNLIPYNRVEGLPWERPEPERVDRFERLLRAAGCRVTVRRRKGEEIYAACGQLRLITPGDSPGGGESVPPSRGTQVLRPPHLLLVDRPKGE; encoded by the coding sequence GTGAAACGGCATCTCCTCGACCAGACTCCCGACGAGTGGGAGATAGGAAGCGGACCCTCCTACCAACGCAGCATCTTGCGCCGGTGGGTCTTTGCGAAGCGAGCGCCGTCCTTTGAGCGGATGACGAGCCTGCCTAGCTCGCTCCGGGCGGAGTTGGCCGGCCGGTACCGGCTCCGCGCCCTGCGTGCGGTTCGTCGCCTCGAGAACGCCGACGGCGTCCAAAAGCTGCTTTGGAAGCTGGACGACGGCGAGGCGGTCGAAAGCGTTGTGATTCCCTCGGAAGCGGATCCCGGTTCCGGCAGACTGACCCTCTGCCTATCCAGTCAGATCGGCTGCGCGTACCGATGCGCGTTTTGCGCCAGCGGCCTGCTCGGCTTCCGGCGGAACCTCTCTTCGGGCGAGATCGTTGAGCAGCTGCTGCAGGCCGAAGCGATAGTGGGAAGGCGCATGGACAACTTGGTCTTCATGGGAATGGGGGAGCCTCTGGCCAACTGGGACTCTCTCCTGCGCGCCCTCCGCCTCATTACGGCTCCTTGGGGTGCTGCCATGAGCCCGCGGCGGATCACGATATCGACCAGCGGCTTGGTTCCGGAGATCCGGCGGCTGGCGGATCAGCCGCTGGCCGTGGGGCTGGCCGTATCGCTCCACGCGGCCGATGATGCCCTTCGCTCGCGGCTGATGCCGGTCAACCGCAGGTATCCGCTTCCTTTGCTCCTCGACGCCTGTGAAGAGTACAGCCGGAAGAAGCGCCAGCCGGTCACCCTCGAGTATATCCTGCTGGCGGGAGTGAACGACTCGGACAAGGAGGGGGCGCGCTTGGGGCGGATCGCGCGCCGGCTACGGGCGAAGGTCAATCTGATCCCTTATAACCGGGTCGAGGGGCTCCCGTGGGAGCGTCCCGAGCCCGAGCGCGTGGACCGCTTCGAACGCCTGCTGCGTGCGGCCGGATGCCGTGTCACGGTCCGGAGGCGGAAAGGGGAGGAGATCTATGCGGCCTGCGGCCAGCTTCGGCTGATAACCCCGGGGGATTCTCCGGGAGGAGGCGAATCCGTGCCTCCGTCCCGCGGGACGCAGGTCCTGCGCCCACCGCATTTGTTGCTCGTCGATCGGCCGAAAGGCGAGTAG
- a CDS encoding HU family DNA-binding protein codes for MGNLTRRDLVVQVAEETNLPQQQAAKVLGSLLRILMESFANRQNIELRNFGVFEIALRRARVGRNPRSPGRDITIPPRAVIRFKPGKQVKRILQKVTQELLEEESGKKSSP; via the coding sequence ATGGGCAACCTGACGCGCAGGGACTTGGTGGTGCAGGTTGCGGAAGAGACAAATCTTCCGCAGCAGCAGGCGGCGAAGGTTTTAGGATCCTTATTGCGGATTCTCATGGAGAGCTTTGCGAACCGGCAGAATATCGAGTTGCGGAATTTCGGCGTGTTTGAAATCGCGTTGCGCCGCGCCCGCGTCGGCCGGAATCCGAGGAGTCCCGGGCGCGACATCACGATCCCGCCGCGCGCTGTCATCCGCTTTAAGCCGGGGAAACAGGTCAAGCGTATCCTGCAGAAGGTTACGCAAGAGCTTCTGGAGGAGGAGTCGGGGAAAAAAAGCTCGCCCTGA
- the aspS gene encoding aspartate--tRNA ligase, with translation MRIANRWRTHHCAQLRKEDVGRIVRLCGWVDRRRDHGGLAFVDLRDREGICQIVFRPEEHPEAAAIGKALHAEDLVQVEGEVARRPSGTENASLATGEIEVVAHWVRPLSFCSPLPFPLDADVENEELRLSFRFLDLRRRRMQENLRIRHQTVKSAREYLDAQGFLEVETPILSKSTPEGARDFLVPSRLTPGSFYALPQAPQQYKQLLMVGGIERYYQIARCFRDEDLRADRQPEFTQIDLEASFVDPEDIQFWVEGLLQKIFLDVLDVDLPLPFPAMSYREAMDRYGSDKPDLRYGFDLRDVGEIFRESDLHVFRTVLDGGGVVKAVNGKGLANIGSSELAALEELARSLGAKGLAYVRVESSGWKSPIAKFLTAGQRDALVRALEVAEGDLLLFAADRWELACEILGRIRGRLAELSGGRRGHSEWKFLWVKDFPLLTFDREAGRWTSVHHPFTRPQAEDIPLLEEGHFGEVRALAYDIVLNGMELGGGSIRIHEADLQQKIFSVLGIDPETQEERFGHLLRAFRYGAPPHGGVALGLDRLVMLLAGAESIRDVIAFPKNRHGVDPLTGSPSAVEPKQLRELRITVGKGSA, from the coding sequence ATGAGAATCGCAAATCGGTGGCGCACCCATCATTGCGCGCAATTGCGGAAGGAGGATGTCGGCCGGATAGTCCGCCTCTGCGGCTGGGTCGATCGGCGGCGGGATCATGGCGGGCTCGCCTTCGTTGATCTTCGCGACCGAGAGGGGATCTGTCAGATCGTCTTTCGTCCGGAGGAACATCCGGAGGCGGCGGCGATCGGGAAGGCTCTGCACGCTGAGGACCTTGTGCAGGTGGAAGGAGAGGTGGCTAGGAGACCAAGCGGCACGGAGAATGCGAGTTTGGCGACCGGCGAAATCGAAGTGGTCGCCCATTGGGTCCGGCCGCTCAGCTTCTGCTCGCCCCTCCCGTTTCCGCTCGATGCCGATGTGGAAAATGAAGAGTTGCGGCTCAGCTTTCGATTTCTTGACCTGCGGCGAAGGCGGATGCAGGAAAATCTCCGGATCCGCCATCAAACCGTCAAGTCGGCGAGGGAATATCTGGACGCGCAGGGTTTTTTGGAGGTGGAAACCCCCATTCTCTCCAAGAGCACGCCTGAAGGGGCGCGGGATTTCCTGGTTCCCAGCCGGCTGACCCCGGGCTCCTTCTATGCTCTGCCCCAGGCTCCCCAACAATATAAGCAGCTCCTGATGGTCGGCGGAATCGAGCGTTACTACCAGATCGCCCGCTGCTTTCGCGACGAAGACTTGCGAGCGGACCGGCAGCCGGAATTTACCCAGATCGACTTGGAGGCCTCCTTCGTCGACCCCGAGGATATTCAGTTTTGGGTGGAAGGATTGCTGCAGAAGATCTTCCTCGATGTCCTCGACGTCGACCTTCCCCTCCCCTTTCCCGCGATGAGCTATCGAGAGGCGATGGATCGTTACGGGAGCGACAAGCCCGATCTCCGGTACGGGTTTGATCTTCGGGACGTCGGGGAGATTTTCCGGGAGTCGGATTTGCACGTGTTCCGAACGGTTCTGGACGGAGGAGGAGTCGTCAAGGCGGTGAACGGGAAAGGGCTGGCGAACATCGGTTCCTCGGAGCTGGCCGCGCTCGAGGAGCTTGCCCGCAGCCTCGGGGCCAAGGGGCTGGCGTACGTTCGGGTCGAGAGCTCCGGATGGAAATCGCCGATCGCGAAATTCCTCACTGCCGGGCAGCGGGATGCACTTGTCCGCGCCCTGGAGGTAGCCGAAGGCGATCTTCTCCTCTTCGCGGCAGACCGGTGGGAGCTTGCCTGCGAAATTCTGGGCCGGATTCGAGGGCGCCTCGCGGAGCTTTCCGGCGGCCGAAGAGGACATTCCGAGTGGAAGTTCCTATGGGTAAAAGACTTTCCACTGTTGACCTTCGACCGCGAAGCCGGCCGGTGGACTTCCGTGCATCACCCCTTCACCCGGCCGCAGGCTGAAGACATTCCCCTTTTGGAGGAAGGGCATTTCGGAGAGGTGCGTGCCCTGGCTTACGACATCGTTCTCAACGGGATGGAACTGGGTGGGGGCAGCATCCGAATCCATGAAGCGGATCTGCAGCAGAAGATCTTTTCGGTGCTGGGCATCGATCCGGAGACGCAAGAGGAGCGTTTTGGCCACCTGCTGCGGGCGTTTCGTTACGGAGCCCCTCCTCACGGGGGTGTGGCCCTCGGCCTCGATCGCCTCGTGATGCTCCTGGCCGGCGCGGAATCCATTCGAGACGTTATCGCCTTTCCCAAGAACCGGCACGGCGTCGATCCGCTGACGGGTTCTCCATCGGCGGTCGAGCCGAAGCAGCTTCGGGAACTAAGAATCACCGTGGGGAAGGGAAGCGCGTGA
- the pyk gene encoding pyruvate kinase, protein MSAHTGHSDSHPGKLPSLDILGHGEEERREAAVIEPTGKRKTRIIATLGPSTESEEKISELIARGVDIFRFNMSHASPDWVRRTSAIVREQSRRFGRQVGLLLDTQGPAIRTGDLSSRLELHPGDIFTFTVRGDPTVDEPSVSVNYDDLAQDLRVGDVVMVDNGVIQMKVLDKEGFRVRCEVVTPGVMGSRRHINLPGVRVNLPPLTTKDLADIDLGVECQMDYFSLSFVREANDVDLLRQILIARGSTAVIVAKIEDQAAVRNLPQILESADAIMVARGDLGIECPFEELPIIQRRIVKMCLQKMKPVIVATHLLESMTQNPVPTRAEITDIANAVYEQADALMLSGETAAGRYPLGCISVLDRVIRRTERSGGAGYAAFAELTEDQQKIASAAVHLADQVRAAAICVFTRQGKLAATVAGLRPRYSPIYVLAAEEELCRRLVLHYGIEPIPSGYPTTQEEGIALAEAELRKRGVIASGDKMILLSEVPLHGERARSVVFYHVE, encoded by the coding sequence GTGAGCGCACATACCGGTCATTCGGATTCGCACCCCGGGAAGCTTCCGAGCCTTGACATCTTGGGCCATGGAGAGGAGGAGCGGAGGGAGGCGGCCGTGATCGAACCGACGGGAAAGCGGAAAACGAGGATCATCGCCACGCTGGGACCCAGCACGGAGTCCGAAGAAAAGATCTCCGAGCTGATCGCGCGCGGAGTGGATATCTTCCGCTTCAACATGTCCCATGCTTCCCCGGATTGGGTTCGGAGAACTAGCGCCATCGTGCGCGAGCAAAGCCGCCGCTTCGGCAGGCAGGTGGGACTCCTCCTGGACACCCAAGGGCCGGCGATCCGTACGGGGGATCTATCGAGCCGGCTGGAGCTTCATCCGGGCGACATCTTCACCTTCACGGTGAGGGGAGATCCGACTGTCGATGAGCCGTCGGTCTCCGTGAACTATGATGACCTAGCCCAGGATCTGCGGGTCGGAGACGTGGTGATGGTCGACAACGGCGTCATCCAGATGAAGGTCCTCGATAAGGAGGGATTTCGTGTCCGCTGTGAGGTTGTCACACCCGGAGTCATGGGGAGCCGTCGCCACATCAACCTGCCGGGCGTTCGCGTCAACCTTCCGCCGTTGACCACGAAGGACCTGGCGGATATCGACCTCGGCGTAGAATGTCAGATGGACTATTTCTCCCTCTCCTTCGTTCGGGAGGCGAATGACGTCGATCTGCTCCGCCAGATCTTGATCGCCAGGGGCTCGACGGCGGTCATTGTCGCAAAGATCGAGGACCAAGCCGCCGTCCGAAACCTGCCGCAGATTCTCGAGTCGGCCGACGCGATCATGGTGGCTCGCGGTGATCTGGGGATCGAGTGCCCGTTCGAAGAGCTCCCCATCATCCAACGGCGGATCGTCAAGATGTGCCTGCAAAAAATGAAACCGGTCATCGTGGCGACGCACCTGCTCGAGAGCATGACCCAGAACCCTGTCCCCACCCGGGCGGAAATCACCGACATCGCCAATGCGGTCTACGAGCAGGCCGATGCCTTGATGCTTTCGGGCGAGACGGCGGCGGGGCGCTATCCCCTCGGATGCATCTCCGTGCTCGACCGGGTCATCCGCCGGACCGAGCGGAGCGGAGGAGCGGGTTACGCGGCGTTTGCAGAACTGACCGAGGATCAACAGAAGATAGCCAGCGCGGCCGTGCACTTGGCCGACCAGGTGCGCGCGGCGGCGATCTGCGTGTTCACCCGCCAGGGGAAGCTGGCTGCTACGGTGGCCGGGCTCCGGCCGCGCTATTCTCCCATCTACGTCTTGGCGGCGGAAGAGGAGCTCTGCCGCCGGCTCGTCCTCCACTACGGGATCGAGCCGATCCCTTCAGGCTACCCGACGACCCAGGAAGAGGGAATCGCGCTCGCGGAAGCCGAGCTGCGGAAGCGGGGGGTCATCGCTTCGGGAGACAAGATGATCCTCCTTTCCGAAGTCCCTCTTCACGGCGAAAGGGCGCGTTCGGTCGTCTTCTACCACGTCGAATAG
- a CDS encoding DMT family protein has product MKTILLLVVSNLFMTLAWYGHLKFREQPLLLAILASWGLAFFEYIFQVPANRIGSYEFSVTQLKILQECITLLVFTIVAYFLFGAVPRWNLLISYGFLIAAVYFAFKR; this is encoded by the coding sequence ATGAAAACGATCCTCCTTCTCGTTGTTTCGAACCTTTTCATGACGCTTGCCTGGTACGGGCATTTGAAGTTCCGGGAACAGCCGCTTCTGCTTGCGATTCTCGCCAGCTGGGGGCTCGCGTTTTTCGAGTATATCTTCCAAGTGCCCGCCAATCGGATCGGGTCCTATGAGTTCTCCGTGACCCAACTCAAGATCCTCCAGGAGTGTATCACACTCTTGGTCTTCACGATCGTGGCCTATTTTCTCTTCGGTGCCGTTCCGCGATGGAATCTCCTGATCTCCTACGGATTCCTAATCGCCGCGGTCTACTTCGCCTTCAAGAGGTAG
- the dcd gene encoding dCTP deaminase translates to MGVHSDAWIRRKALEEGMIEPFVESQVRKADSEAPVVSYGLSSYGYDLRVSNEFKIFTNVFNTVVDPKLFDPRSFVDVTADVCIIPPNSFALARSVEYFRIPRNVITICLGKSTYARCGIIVNVTPFEPEWEGHVTLEISNTTPLPAKVYANEGLAQVIFLEAAELCEVSYAERNGKYMRQRGITCPMP, encoded by the coding sequence ATGGGCGTCCACTCTGATGCCTGGATTCGCCGGAAGGCGCTGGAGGAGGGAATGATCGAACCCTTCGTCGAAAGCCAGGTCCGCAAGGCCGACTCCGAAGCACCGGTGGTCAGCTATGGGCTTTCGAGCTACGGCTACGACCTCCGCGTGTCGAACGAGTTCAAGATTTTCACGAACGTATTCAACACCGTGGTCGATCCGAAGCTCTTCGATCCGCGTTCCTTCGTCGATGTGACGGCCGACGTGTGCATCATTCCCCCTAATTCCTTCGCGCTGGCGCGGAGCGTGGAATACTTCCGGATCCCCAGGAACGTCATCACGATCTGCCTGGGAAAATCGACGTACGCGCGGTGCGGGATCATCGTGAACGTAACCCCGTTCGAACCGGAATGGGAAGGGCACGTGACCTTGGAGATCTCCAACACGACCCCGCTGCCGGCGAAAGTCTACGCCAATGAAGGCTTGGCCCAGGTCATTTTCTTGGAGGCGGCCGAACTCTGCGAGGTTTCTTATGCCGAGCGCAACGGCAAGTACATGCGGCAGAGGGGGATAACCTGTCCCATGCCGTAA
- the metG gene encoding methionine--tRNA ligase: MGERFFLTTAIDYVNGLPHLGHAYEKTLADALARYQRLCGRSVLFLTGVDEHGQKVQQSARALALDPQDFCDRQTALFRSLWLRLDISFDRFARTTDPRHKEAVRGFLVRLREKGLLRFEEHEGFYSLRQEQFVTERERVGGRWPEIYGEVIPMREPNYFFLLSRFGERIRSAIESRPDWIVPAFRRQELLAALQRPLPELCLSRPRSRLAWGIPLPFDEQYVTYVWFDALLNYVSFAGDERGGTWWPADLQIIGKDILIPAHGIYWPAILEALELPLPRRLLVHGWWLNRGAKMSKSTGNAIDPVPYLDRYGSDALRYFLLREMTLGNDADFSDEKLLQRYQSDLANDLGNFAHRSLSMIARYRGGRVPGWVDSEAGPAEKEIAAAFDEAAYRNAFEEGDTSTALAVAWTFIGRANRYVDQAAPWRAARAPGSQKRLDLILATLAETLRRIAIFIEPALPRSSQKLLKELGISEPPLLSRAAFAPPRESYSVGVPEPLFPRIES, translated from the coding sequence ATGGGAGAACGATTTTTCCTCACGACGGCAATCGACTACGTCAACGGCTTGCCCCACCTCGGGCACGCTTATGAAAAGACCCTCGCCGACGCGCTGGCCCGCTACCAGCGGCTCTGCGGCCGCTCGGTCTTGTTCCTCACCGGCGTAGATGAGCACGGGCAAAAGGTGCAGCAATCGGCACGCGCCCTCGCTCTCGACCCGCAGGATTTTTGCGACCGGCAAACCGCTCTCTTCCGATCGCTCTGGCTGCGACTCGACATCTCCTTCGACCGGTTCGCCCGCACGACCGACCCGCGGCACAAGGAGGCGGTTCGAGGCTTTCTGGTCCGGCTCCGGGAGAAGGGACTCCTCCGCTTCGAGGAGCACGAGGGCTTCTACAGCCTGCGCCAAGAGCAGTTCGTCACCGAAAGGGAACGGGTGGGCGGCCGCTGGCCGGAGATCTACGGCGAAGTGATCCCGATGCGGGAACCCAACTATTTCTTCCTTCTCTCGCGCTTCGGAGAACGGATTCGCAGCGCAATCGAATCCCGTCCGGATTGGATCGTCCCCGCCTTTCGGCGCCAGGAACTGCTTGCCGCCCTGCAACGTCCTCTGCCGGAGCTCTGTCTTTCCCGGCCGCGGAGTCGGCTGGCCTGGGGGATTCCCTTGCCCTTCGATGAGCAGTATGTGACCTACGTCTGGTTTGACGCCCTACTCAACTACGTCTCCTTCGCCGGCGACGAGCGCGGAGGCACCTGGTGGCCCGCCGATCTCCAGATCATCGGCAAGGACATCCTCATTCCGGCTCACGGCATCTACTGGCCCGCGATCCTCGAGGCCCTGGAACTGCCTCTCCCCCGTCGGCTCTTGGTGCACGGGTGGTGGCTCAATCGAGGTGCTAAAATGAGCAAATCGACCGGGAACGCGATCGATCCCGTCCCCTATCTGGACCGCTACGGTTCCGATGCGCTCCGCTACTTTCTCCTACGCGAGATGACCCTGGGGAACGATGCCGACTTCTCGGACGAGAAGCTGCTCCAGAGGTACCAGAGCGACCTTGCCAACGATTTAGGGAACTTCGCCCACCGCTCCCTCTCCATGATTGCGCGTTACCGGGGAGGCCGGGTACCCGGATGGGTCGATTCGGAAGCGGGGCCGGCGGAAAAGGAGATCGCCGCCGCCTTCGACGAGGCGGCCTATCGGAACGCCTTCGAAGAAGGGGACACCAGCACGGCCCTGGCCGTCGCATGGACCTTCATCGGCCGGGCCAACCGCTACGTCGATCAAGCCGCTCCGTGGAGAGCGGCCCGGGCTCCCGGGTCTCAAAAGAGGCTCGACCTCATTCTGGCAACCCTGGCCGAGACTCTCCGGCGGATCGCCATCTTTATCGAGCCGGCGCTTCCCCGGAGCAGCCAAAAGCTCCTAAAAGAGCTCGGTATCTCCGAACCCCCGCTCCTCTCCCGCGCCGCCTTTGCTCCGCCGAGGGAAAGCTATTCCGTCGGCGTCCCCGAGCCGCTTTTCCCCCGGATCGAGAGCTAG
- the sppA gene encoding signal peptide peptidase SppA produces the protein MSAERRVGCGTVSFIVLLAVSLLFNLILWNALQMKKGVSPGMKPPEFPEEYVFGDPDRDQKIVLIRLQGLIAREEPGQFADSLIEDISLQLRQARDDRRVKAILLAINSPGGEVDASDVLYHEIEQARRIKPIVVYMESIAASGGYYAAMGGSYLMANALSLTGSIGVILQTFNVKDLLDKIGVKALTLKSGKMKDILNPTREMTPEEQAYVQGLINASYDRFVGIVSRERHLDLEQLKAHWADGRILSGSMALQAKLIDQIGYFEDAVEKCKELGRVKTARVVRYVPPFRLSALIRGLFGSEARAASVLAADRLPLISGRLYYLAPTVFGSSGFLP, from the coding sequence ATGAGCGCCGAAAGACGGGTTGGGTGCGGGACGGTGTCTTTCATCGTTCTTTTGGCCGTCAGCCTCTTGTTCAATTTGATCCTCTGGAATGCGCTCCAGATGAAGAAGGGCGTCAGCCCCGGAATGAAGCCTCCCGAGTTCCCGGAAGAATACGTCTTCGGCGATCCGGATCGGGATCAGAAGATCGTCCTGATCCGCTTGCAGGGACTGATCGCTCGAGAGGAGCCCGGCCAATTTGCGGACAGCCTGATCGAGGACATCTCCCTCCAGCTCAGACAGGCCCGTGACGACCGCCGCGTTAAGGCCATTCTCCTGGCGATCAACTCCCCGGGCGGCGAGGTCGACGCGAGCGATGTGCTCTACCACGAGATCGAACAGGCCCGGCGGATCAAGCCGATCGTTGTCTACATGGAATCGATCGCCGCCTCGGGCGGCTATTACGCGGCGATGGGCGGCAGCTACCTGATGGCCAACGCCCTCTCTCTTACCGGAAGCATCGGCGTGATCCTGCAGACCTTCAACGTCAAGGATCTCCTGGATAAAATCGGCGTGAAGGCGCTGACCCTCAAGTCGGGCAAAATGAAGGATATCCTCAATCCCACACGGGAGATGACTCCGGAGGAGCAAGCTTATGTCCAAGGGCTCATTAACGCGAGCTATGACCGATTCGTCGGCATCGTTTCCCGGGAAAGGCACTTGGACCTGGAGCAATTGAAAGCCCATTGGGCCGACGGGAGGATTCTTTCCGGCTCCATGGCTCTCCAGGCGAAGTTGATCGATCAGATCGGCTACTTTGAAGACGCCGTCGAGAAATGCAAGGAACTCGGCCGAGTCAAGACGGCCCGCGTGGTTCGCTACGTCCCACCCTTCCGGCTCTCGGCGCTGATCCGCGGCCTGTTCGGAAGCGAGGCCCGCGCGGCGAGCGTCCTGGCCGCCGATCGGCTCCCCCTGATCTCGGGCCGTCTCTACTATCTGGCGCCGACCGTATTCGGATCCAGCGGATTCCTACCGTGA